A window from Clupea harengus chromosome 14, Ch_v2.0.2, whole genome shotgun sequence encodes these proteins:
- the nkx2.4a gene encoding NK2 homeobox 4a isoform X2, protein MSLSPKHTTPFSVTDILSPIEETYKKFSAMDSTGNLASPLGAYRQPQVSQTGMQQHSMGHNATVATTYHMPHSVSQFSHGAMGGYCNGGIGNMGDLPSYQETMRNSAAATGWYGANPDPRYSTSMNMTGMGTLTGMNDGSKSMPTLHAAPRRKRRVLFSQAQVYELERRFKQQKYLSAPEREHLASMIHLTPTQVKIWFQNHRYKMKRQAKDKAAQQLQQENNLCQQSPRRVAVPVLVKDGKPCQNGSNTPTPNQQQQQQQQQQQQNSSGVVLAASSNAINQHQNQQVNALVQAQDLEEMSPSPPSLHSQINSMAQMDTSAVDYTNNIVNSNLLYGRTW, encoded by the exons ATGTCGCTGAGCCCAAAGCATACAACGCCTTTTTCAGTGACAGATATTTTGAGCCCAATTGAGGAGACCTACAAGAAGTTTAGTGCCATGGATAGTACAGGGAACCTCGCCTCTCCGCTGGGAGCTTACCGACAACCTCAGGTGTCACAGACTGGCATGCAGCAGCACTCCATGGGCCACAATGCCACTGTGGCAACGACCTACCACATGCCACACAGTGTATCCCAGTTTTCGCACGGTGCAATGGGAGGCTATTGCAATGGGGGCATTGGCAACATGGGAGACCTTCCGTCTTACCAAGAAACTATGCGAAATAGCGCTGCAGCAACAGGGTGGTACGGTGCAAATCCAGACCCAAGATACTCAACAA GTATGAACATGACCGGAATGGGGACGCTGACGGGGATGAACGACGGATCCAAATCTATGCCAACTCTCCATGCAGCACCCCGGCGTAAACGACGGGTGCTCTTTTCGCAGGCGCAGGTGTACGAACTGGAGAGGAGGTTTAAACAACAGAAATACCTGTCAGCCCCGGAGAGGGAACACCTGGCCAGCATGATTCATCTCACGCCGACCCAAGTTAAAATATGGTTCCAGAATCACAGGTATAAGATGAAGCGACAGGCCAAGGACAAAGCCGCGCAGCAGCTCCAACAAGAGAACAACCTTTGCCAGCAGTCCCCGCGGCGGGTGGCTGTTCCGGTTCTCGTAAAGGATGGTAAACCCTGTCAGAATGGTTCCAACACACCGACGCCGaaccagcaacagcagcagcagcagcagcaacaacaacagaacagcTCGGGAGTCGTGCTTGCGGCATCTAGTAACGCCATCAACCAGCACCAGAACCAACAGGTTAATGCCTTAGTTCAAGCACAAGACCTGGAGGAAATGTCACcaagtcctccctctctccacagccaGATAAACAGCATGGCTCAAATGGACACTTCCGCTGTAGATTACACCAATAACATAGTCAATTCAAATTTGCTCTATGGCAGAACATGGTAG
- the nkx2.4a gene encoding NK2 homeobox 4a isoform X1, with translation MSLSPKHTTPFSVTDILSPIEETYKKFSAMDSTGNLASPLGAYRQPQVSQTGMQQHSMGHNATVATTYHMPHSVSQFSHGAMGGYCNGGIGNMGDLPSYQETMRNSAAATGWYGANPDPRYSTISRFMGPSTGMNMTGMGTLTGMNDGSKSMPTLHAAPRRKRRVLFSQAQVYELERRFKQQKYLSAPEREHLASMIHLTPTQVKIWFQNHRYKMKRQAKDKAAQQLQQENNLCQQSPRRVAVPVLVKDGKPCQNGSNTPTPNQQQQQQQQQQQQNSSGVVLAASSNAINQHQNQQVNALVQAQDLEEMSPSPPSLHSQINSMAQMDTSAVDYTNNIVNSNLLYGRTW, from the exons ATGTCGCTGAGCCCAAAGCATACAACGCCTTTTTCAGTGACAGATATTTTGAGCCCAATTGAGGAGACCTACAAGAAGTTTAGTGCCATGGATAGTACAGGGAACCTCGCCTCTCCGCTGGGAGCTTACCGACAACCTCAGGTGTCACAGACTGGCATGCAGCAGCACTCCATGGGCCACAATGCCACTGTGGCAACGACCTACCACATGCCACACAGTGTATCCCAGTTTTCGCACGGTGCAATGGGAGGCTATTGCAATGGGGGCATTGGCAACATGGGAGACCTTCCGTCTTACCAAGAAACTATGCGAAATAGCGCTGCAGCAACAGGGTGGTACGGTGCAAATCCAGACCCAAGATACTCAACAA TTTCTAGATTCATGGGACCTTCCACAGGTATGAACATGACCGGAATGGGGACGCTGACGGGGATGAACGACGGATCCAAATCTATGCCAACTCTCCATGCAGCACCCCGGCGTAAACGACGGGTGCTCTTTTCGCAGGCGCAGGTGTACGAACTGGAGAGGAGGTTTAAACAACAGAAATACCTGTCAGCCCCGGAGAGGGAACACCTGGCCAGCATGATTCATCTCACGCCGACCCAAGTTAAAATATGGTTCCAGAATCACAGGTATAAGATGAAGCGACAGGCCAAGGACAAAGCCGCGCAGCAGCTCCAACAAGAGAACAACCTTTGCCAGCAGTCCCCGCGGCGGGTGGCTGTTCCGGTTCTCGTAAAGGATGGTAAACCCTGTCAGAATGGTTCCAACACACCGACGCCGaaccagcaacagcagcagcagcagcagcaacaacaacagaacagcTCGGGAGTCGTGCTTGCGGCATCTAGTAACGCCATCAACCAGCACCAGAACCAACAGGTTAATGCCTTAGTTCAAGCACAAGACCTGGAGGAAATGTCACcaagtcctccctctctccacagccaGATAAACAGCATGGCTCAAATGGACACTTCCGCTGTAGATTACACCAATAACATAGTCAATTCAAATTTGCTCTATGGCAGAACATGGTAG